From the Carassius auratus strain Wakin chromosome 36, ASM336829v1, whole genome shotgun sequence genome, the window TTAAACAGACAGTATTTGAAAAGAACTAAACTGAGctggacgatgacatcactgaatcaatgatgaactgacttaaactaaaaaaattgACTGTTTACTAAAGTCTTCCattattgacactattttcctgtttaacattGTTTGACACCATCtgcattgtataaagcactatttaaataaaggtgacctgTTTTGACATGTAGATTGTGAATAAAATTCAAGTAGAAGTGGTCTAAGGAGACACATTCAAAATGCATGCAAGCAGGTAGAAACAGTAAATGAATCTCAACTGATAACTTGTGATTGAATAACTGAAGATGCGCTTTAATACACTGGAAACTGGACTCTTCGCTCACTCAGTTTCTGTGATATGTTATAACATTTGTGGCAGTTAAGGAGCTGCAATGAATAAATGGGAGACTCTTGGACCTTCCTGGAAGGTACCATTCACAGAAGcaaaattttgatcaaatatgtttatttacaattGATGTACCAATCTTTTGACATTCTGAACATGAAGCAGATTTTGCAAATGATCTGCAGTCTAATCAACCCTAGGCTGGAATATCATGATCAGTCTGAACATAATGAATTTCTGTCACATTGAACTCTTGATGCACTGTTCATTTATTTGGCATATAATTCAAAATTAACCTTTTTAACAAATATCTCTGAATATCCAAATCAGACATTAATCAAATGTCAGGAATATCCAAACGATTCAGAACTTTTGATGATCCATTTTACTATGTTGTTGGATTTGTCTCCCAGAAGTGCTCTGTAACACCAGCCTGTTAAGTGAAGAGTAAGATACCAAGTTTACACAGATACACAGGAACAGGGACAGTTTTCTGGTCCATAGTTCATAAATTAACCTGTTAGGTGGATATGGTGAAGTTCACAGCTTGAAACCCCGCAAGATAGATTGGTGATGGAATTGCCTTTTTGTAGATAGTTCGCTAGAGtggaaaaaatactattttatcaACCTAAAAAAGCAGGAAGGCAATGAGacatatttgaaatagaaaagaCATATGATGTGCTCCTAAGACAACAACCTCTGGAATTTTCATCCTCATGTCAAAGGTCTCTGGCGAGGACGTAACAACAGTGAAAGCTGCCTGCCGTTCTGGGTTTTTCTCATATTTCTGGTAGAAACCCATCATATAGGAAATGCCAGGCACGTACTCTTGAATTCTGAGGGAATGttatgtgaaaatatattttaaattttaaataaaaagtagcaATTGCATGCTgtacatttcagaaaaatcaagAGCATAATGAATTTACCTTTGACCAATCATTGTGAACACTGAGGGCAGAGATCCCCAGTTGATCTTGGTATATATGGAAGGTTTAGACTCTGGCTGGCATGCTGTGGACACCCTCATAGAGACATCATATGTCTGGCACTCTGCACCCCATCTGAGATGGGCCTAAAAACACAAGAAGAAAACCAGTGATATAATAAGATAACTGATGAAAATGAGTTGCACAAGAAAGCTCAAAAGACCTTTACCTTTGCTGATGATTGACTCTTATCTGTGTTTGCATTGACACACATTTTCCAGTTTGCCTCTTCACCAACGTCAGAGACAATCATTTCAATATTGTCTCTTTGGGCTGTTGGCAGATAAAAGGCTACACCTTCATATCCAAGGGGTTTTGCTGGCGGACTTAGAGCAAGTGCTTTTACTGTGACAACACTTTCTGGAGTGGCATCTAAATCCTACAGCATAGAGAAAATGACGGAGCTTAAATAAAATGATTGAGTAATTCCTGGATAATTACTGTTGTAGATCATGTCAAGTTACTTTTGCATGGCAAATTCATAgatgctttttttctctctctctctacaaatAAGGAGACAGCTGTATTCTATAGAATCATCTGTATTTGAATTCATGTACCAGCAGTTTTAAAACAAAGCTCAGGGTAGACTGAATAAAAACGTTATAGTGCATTACAGCTATGTGCAGTAGTAATCAAGCTACAGTCTTCCTGTCCAGttatacataaaacaaaacataagagGATATGATGATTGATTAAACCCTCCTTCTTTAATAACCTCATTTGAATTAATGACTTCAGATGTTATTCAGATGTAATGCACCTGAGATGCTGGGTATGAGTTGGATAATTCGTTTTCCCCACAGGTGGTGATCTCATCTCTTGTGTCCTACACAGGAGCATGTATAACAAAATATCATATTAATTCTGAGTTCACCACTGGAAACAATTCAACTCCTATAACTGATAAAGTCAGTCACGGTACCTTGAATACTCTGTGGCTGAGATTAATCATTCGACTGACTCCTGGAGGGTTTTTTCTGCCAGCAGTGACCTGAATCTGAATTTTATCAATGGGTTTGGCACCCTCAGCTTTGAAACAATTAACAAGTTATTGGcaggaatatttaaatatatgttttgaatTAAGTCAAGTTTCTGGTACCTGGTTCTAGTTGATATGAAAAGCGGGTGTGTCCCAGGAAGTAGTACAGAGGATATTCATGAAGGTAGTGTGCTCGTTTGGCTTCTGCCTCGATGCAGATCGAAGTTCCATAAATCTTGGCATCAGCGCATTGCCTAAATTTCACCTCAGAGTTCTTGGTCTGTGGCAGAACACGCAGCTATTTAGTTTGCAAGATTTTCCAAACATCTCCATTTTATTCTAGTATTGTGAAGGCTTTATACCTTATCACCCCTTGAAGTGGGTAAAATCCTGGCCAGTGGCAGACTCCGTTCGGAGTCCTCTGTCTCAGGCATCATGGGAGTTATTTTGAACAAGGATGGATCCTCAATGTTTCTCAGAACAGAGAACACATTAGAACTGTTGGATGTAGAGTGAGAAATCATCAGTATATATGGTGACAGCTTATTACATATCACAATTGTGCTGTAGAAATCATGGAAAACATACTTGACTGAAAATAACTCAGTGACCATTTTGATTGGAGTTAAGTTCATTTCATACTTTTGCTCTTTCCTGTTTATTTTCAAGTCAAATGCCCATGGCAGGGCAGTTACTATCTTAGTGTTCATCTCAGTGCCACACTGGAAAAGATCTGTGTTGATTCCATGAAAGACAAAATGATCCTTTGTCACTCTGTAAACAGGAGGAAAGTCAACCTTCAGCACAGAGAAGCCAGGAAGAACCTCAAAATGTAAACTCTTGTCATTATTTAGTGAACCTCCTGTGAATTTGACAActtaaatgttcacacaaagctATCTATTATATGACTTTAGTAGGGGTGACCCCAAATAGTGAACGATTCGATGCTTCGAtttgaggagcctgattcgactaccaatgtAACAGTTGAATATTTGCGGGTTGttatgtctgatttcacatagaattTGCGGTTTTCTCTCAATAAGTTAATATGCAGAATATAAATAACTACAACTTTCACACccataccattataatgagaacaccatATAATAGGCAGATAGCctaagtcttaatattaatgttatgttgTATAAACAACAAAGCGTATTCtacattaaattaatgtaatcccattgattaaaaacttgctatcaaatgcgtcactccactggtcatcttcagctcgcgcagctcaaaacagaaatgcaaaacatTAACTAATGTCATATATGCTAACTTTATAaggagagcactattgtaaaaaatgtGACTTGTTAGGTTTTCGCTGACGTTTAGTGCTaacttttaatcaaaacataaaaaacattatttacagcgTTTATATCTGcgaggcatttgttacacattttccttgtgtgttaacattagtaattatgactgtcgaatgtctgacttgactcaatgtattttgccccgcccccttacatatgattcgactatcagtcaGATATCAGCAATATTCGAAAATtccgattcgactatgaaaattcCGATTTGACTATGAAAATTCCAATTCGTCTATGAAAATtccgattcgactatgaaaatgaAAACCTTAGTTGGGGACACCCCTAGACTTTATACACCTTGGAATTTATTGCACATGGACCATTTTTTTATGGTTCATGCACAATCCCCTAGATTAAAATTGCAGTTATTGCAATAGcctaaaaaatgctgttttattttagacTAAACGGGTTATCTCATAAAGACTCGCATGCTGAGATCACATGGTCATCAAATAGTACTCACTTAATTTCAGTCACCAGGAATAAAATCATGGCTGACTGCAAGTAACAAAATTATGCAGTGGCAGGAGTACCATTGGTTTTGCATGTTGCTACATCCACACCACTATTTATCAATGTCTAGTAATGAATGATAACTGATAACTTTTGATCATTACCCAACAAAGCCATCTGTGTGTAGGGAAATATCTGAGCTTAGCAGCTCACCCAGATGTTCCTTTGGAGGAGGATTAATTTCAGCTTTAGCTGTAAACATAGAATAtatcataattttacatttagctcctattttttaaagtatttaaatacaTCTTGTTTGAAATTGACAATAAATCATATAAGAAAGCTTCACCTTTCAttgtaaaagcatttataattgAATAATATTTGCTGATTTCAACTGGGAGACCAAGACAAGTTGGCTGTATGAATCGAGCTTCATACACAAGATGTGGTTTGGTCCAGTGCCAGGAAGTCCCTTTTTGAACATCCTGAATCTTTTCCCAAACCTTACTCTCCTTCCCAGCAGAAGGACTAAATGActgaacagaaaataaatgaatgtttttcagttgAATCTATTTAAATAAAGAATCAACAAGATCAAAAAAGTCTCTATCaccttttgattaaaaaaacagaTGGTGGAATACCTTTATGATGCTCTGAATAGAGTCTCCTCTTACATCCATTAAAAATGCTTCCTGTCCAAACACGCGAGCATATGCTGTCAATAGAGGTCTGTCTTTTGGTAGGTTCTGCCAGTCAGAAAGCTTTAAAGATCAAAGCATAGCCATTAATCAATTGACTGACAAAAGTCATACATTTGGTAGATCATTTCATTAGATACATTTTCAATTCTGAGGCTGAAGATGCTCACAATTTTCATTACAGTGGCAAAATCTGAGATTCCTAAATCTTTCTTGAGTTGGGGGATTTTTTCTGCTAACAGCTCTTTGAGTCCATCTGCGCGGAAACCAAACTGGAAATatatgaaggattatatatacaaatatggaATACAGTACATAAATTTACACTGCATGTCATTGCTTTGGTTTAATTACCTCAAGAAATTGCAATATTCTCCCAATGAAATGAATTTTTCCCTTAAACATAAGTTTTGTGGGTATAAGACTTTCATTTTGCAGCATATAAATGTCGGCAGATGTCCCAAATAATAAGTCATCTGATGAGACAAGAAACAGTATCAGACCATTCCCAGCACCACTAAAAGGTAGCACAACAAAGCTAGCAATTAGAAAGGTAACGTAAACTCACCATGGAACCAGTCCAAGTGCACATTCTTGCTGTAGCGATAACTCAGACGGCCAAGTTTGGGGGTCAGAATCTTTATGGCAATATTGCAGGCAGTGGATctttttttagaagaaaataaaaaggaatgAGGACAATTCAGATGTTCTGAAAGGAGTGGAGTAAAACACAGTACACATTAGAGCATGCTTACAGATGTTGATTATCAGGGGTGCGGGACTTGGAAATGCCTTTGAGTAGAGAATAGGAGAAGCTGGCAACCTGCAGGTCAATTTCCTCCAAGAGGACTTCACTTATTACTGAGATTAGAGATATGGATGGCTTGGTCTCTAGAAGCACCATACAGGCCAGCATGCGGATTTCAGCAGGAAGAGTCCTTTGTAGAAAAAGGTTCAAGACAATGTCTTGCACCTGCACGCATACAAGAAGTAGAAAGATGGTCTGCATCTTCTGAAAGTGGACACTGCTGATGGAGACATTTGTACTCATTTTATCAAGTAGCATCTGCTTATGGATCATTATCTTTTCTTGGTCCTGTAACAACGTTCTTgacaaaccaaaaccaaaaccagTATGGCAAATTAACACTCACTAGCAAATGTTAAAGTGGTTTTATAGTGGAAGGTAATTTTATCATATTATAACCAGCTGAAACATGTAAGAAGATATATTTTCAGTTGACTTTTCAGCCACGTTTTGTCAAGTTAGTTCTGCATCACACACAATTCGTGGACAGTTTACCTTGTATACGAAAGCTTACCTTGTGCATGAAATCACTTGCATGCCAGCAAACCAATGATAAAAAGCAACAATCATAATGTTTGTCATAGCTGAGGCACCAAAGTCGCTGTGGAACTGATTGCCCGGAGACTTACCCTTAAACAAGCTTCTTCCCGGGTTTGTGACATCACTAACCCCAATATTTACATAAACCCCGCCCCCGGGAACACTTTTAATGCTAATGGGGTGTGTTGTTTTACAAATCAAAACACTCTGGGCCAGCTAACCAATTTGAGCCCATTgcatatttctgagggaggggcttccaGTACCAGGAACTCAACAGACCGTTTTGACAAGAACAGAAACAGCAGGGTAGAATAAAggtataatatatgaaaataataataataataaaaaacctgaaCATGTTACACTGCACCAGGACTTGAAAACGAACAAAAAAATTCAATAGGTTCACTCtgaacagaatttatattttaaagtttctgttcctgcgttcctctgatattattagccctattactttccaaaataatgaaggctaaaatgccttTAGGCTAAAGCAAAATGGTAACAAACATTCTAAAAACAGTTATTGGTTTCTCTCCAAAACAAATCATCTAAAGTTTAGGCTAAAAAaacgtcaatccaaaaacaaaattaatttacaatgaagctgatgcctacctttctcattcggcacgaatcctaatgtttccatattcccgacgtatctggatgctaaaatatgatttattatatagtgtttgtactttCATCGAGATAAAACATCATCCTTCACATCGGATTTATCAGCACAGTGAGGCGCGGTCACACTGAACACAACAAATTTTGTACAACGGGGCAGtgtatcttttttatttgtttctttaactctTTATGTTCTAATTAACTCTAATTATGTTGTGTGTGCGTGTAAGGTCATACCAAAGCTGGTTGAGTATACAGAAGCAAGACATTTTTCAAAGCTGTCAAGCTTTTACAAAATAATTCAATTTGTAAagcttttgaaaaataaagaaaactaggGGCCCACTctctgctgttttcttttcttttccgaaAACCTTGGAACATGTAACAATGAACTGTAATTTAGCAAATTTTTTCTTTAGTTTCGTTGGTCTGtcaatatcatttaatatatttagtgtatattcctatattcctttttatgtaatcctattgtttttctgtttttctccattcacagaagcgctgcaggtgcgtgtgatctgttgaattcatctTACACTATACTCAGATAAACTCTAAGGGCGGTGCACTGCCATTGCGACTTACCTATAATGAGTTCACAactgagcggacatttcactcgtTGGCTTCAGCATCACATTTTCATAGGACATATTACTGGAATtcatgattggttgacagcaaatttcaaatagtaaatggaacgataaaataacgttattaacctgTTTATGGCCATTTAAAATTTTCTATTCTGTTAGGAACTATAAAATTTTATttcgtttctgtttctggttATGTTCCTGCCAAAATTTCGTTCATTTGCGGTTTTCATTTTTGTTCCTTGAACTGGTTCAGAGCACCTCATAAATACAATCAAGCCTTTCTAAAAAGCTGATCAACCACCCCTCAATACTTAGTTGTCTGGAAGTcgatggtagcccatagaaccgcttGCGGAAAAGTTATGCAATTTGGCAAACAGCTAGAGGGGAGTCTGATCTGTCACCATAGCTAATTGGAAGTTTTTAACTCAATCCCTCTAGTGCCACTAACTGTCCACATTTGCACTAGTATTTATGCTAATAATGTTTGaaccttaaagtaaaaaaaaagagatataaaaaatttatatttttgattataacttctgaacggtatggccaaaaaaaaaaaaatatatatatatatacagtgcagaATGCAGAGTCAAACTATACCCAATGGTCCTTTGTCAGCTATTTTGGGTATCGGCCATTTAGAATTAGCATTAGCATATCATTATGAAActcagggtgctttcacatctctagctCGATTCATTTGttccgaaccaagggcaaacaattatacattgtagcatttttcaggttttttggttctttttcacaccacactgattgctttagTCCGTACCCgttgaaacgaaccaaaatgcagtcacatgacaacatctacatcactcattggccatgacgtatttcctaaactgcttttcgattggtcagaatttacaCGCGGGAAAATCCCAACATAAGAGggaaagccagcaaacaacacagagacaacacaactatggagagacgactcgcgggctggttttgtccctggccatagTCTATTAaattgtttgtatacaccacaacatgcaaaaaataaatttctataatgaagcgcggatgcggcttgaaaacaacgttctaatgCATTGAAACAGCGAGCGGGAATCGCTCATAACTTCAAGCAgaggcgtgcattaattcttcttaactctgacatgctcataGTCATCTGACCAAATTTATATGAGGCTCtgcacctcctcactactccaagtttgtccacgagTTGCCATGCTGAAGTGCAAACTGTCAgcaaacacttcctcatcccataatgcacaacGCAGTTGACTACGGCAGCTGGTTTAATCCAAAAATGATCAGTGCTTTTTTGTTTagttgggtctgttcgaggtcggatcacattctcaccacaaacgaaccgctccagagtttgtttgaaagcgtaccgagaccacctcttcaagcaggtctcagtacgcttgtttggtccgcttttggtgcgcacccgagtgCGATTGCTGTCTTCTCACCTGCCCAAACGAACAGCACCACACAGGGAAAcgaactctggtacgattcaacctaactaaatgaggcaggtgtgaaagcaccctcagTATGGGTCTTCGGCACTATGCCCTGATGGTGAAGTTTTGGAGCAGggccaccttgtggtcaaaagttataatgaaatttacaaaaatactaataacttttgcatattCTAGTCTTATTGCAATGTTTGTCTCCACAAAACTTtgacatattgacaccaaactttgtatgtgccatTATCACCTCACACTAACCACAccacatcaatttggtaacagcgccaccaaTTTGTCAGAATGATtaagtcattaaaataatattactagTACTGTAGATGTACTGTATTCATGATTTTTCGACATTTTGACTACAATCATCTTAAGATGGCTTCAGTTACTCATTGCTACACTTTGTCTGATGCTTGCTGCATTGCTTGCTTCTGTAGTACTTGGCCccttaattgctgcttgcagctatatttattattattattattat encodes:
- the vtg3 gene encoding vitellogenin 3, phosvitinless — its product is MWRFHLCLLVALAASEAINYEPFLNSKKTYEYKYEGLVRVGRELPDLVESAMKMRCTFKIIGESPQTFVLQISNVDVEDFNGLPGKSVFSPSQKLTKRLSAEFSQPIVFEFSKGQITDIRTAPGVSNTVVNIVRGILGFLQVTVKTTQSFYELVELGIHGVCQSSYTVEEDSNAKELIVNQMVDIANCQQPAALYRGMALAPEDKLSKQRGESVVSTVKHTYTVKSTADGGLITKAFAQERQYFTPFNVKGGNSRLLALRDIELLKVSDTTDKIVTGQMQSRGNLMYKTEKDLRPIPVVMINLNEPVPKILDLIKRLAEANIYHVDSTSSSDILNLIQLLRVASLENLEQLWKQVSGNDEHRRWFLDLVVEVTDERILKFLETKFKAGDITANEAGQALVVAFNHLSAEPVSVALAQEFLTIPFSKSHPLLWNTVVLAYGSLVYRYCVYTDPCPITVVQPLLDMATSGLSKNSEEDMVLALKALGNAAHPSSIKTLLKFLPGYTAGAEKLPTRVQSAAVQSFRLLASRDPHSVQDIVLNLFLQRTLPAEIRMLACMVLLETKPSISLISVISEVLLEEIDLQVASFSYSLLKGISKSRTPDNQHLSTACNIAIKILTPKLGRLSYRYSKNVHLDWFHDDLLFGTSADIYMLQNESLIPTKLMFKGKIHFIGRILQFLEFGFRADGLKELLAEKIPQLKKDLGISDFATVMKILSDWQNLPKDRPLLTAYARVFGQEAFLMDVRGDSIQSIIKSFSPSAGKESKVWEKIQDVQKGTSWHWTKPHLVYEARFIQPTCLGLPVEISKYYSIINAFTMKAKAEINPPPKEHLGELLSSDISLHTDGFVGVTKDHFVFHGINTDLFQCGTEMNTKIVTALPWAFDLKINRKEQKYEMNLTPIKMVTELFSVNSNVFSVLRNIEDPSLFKITPMMPETEDSERSLPLARILPTSRGDKTKNSEVKFRQCADAKIYGTSICIEAEAKRAHYLHEYPLYYFLGHTRFSYQLEPAEGAKPIDKIQIQVTAGRKNPPGVSRMINLSHRVFKDTRDEITTCGENELSNSYPASQDLDATPESVVTVKALALSPPAKPLGYEGVAFYLPTAQRDNIEMIVSDVGEEANWKMCVNANTDKSQSSAKAHLRWGAECQTYDVSMRVSTACQPESKPSIYTKINWGSLPSVFTMIGQRIQEYVPGISYMMGFYQKYEKNPERQAAFTVVTSSPETFDMRMKIPERTIYKKAIPSPIYLAGFQAVNFTIST